From Halomicrobium salinisoli, the proteins below share one genomic window:
- a CDS encoding DUF58 domain-containing protein: MQLTRRSRAVAAVSGFLALLGVAAAEPLYLVGAAGIGGWLVARQVRFARAAATVDDGLTVTLRPVRRSIAAGESISATVAAEVERPSPLSLSVTVDGRPTNDPVAVELAPGETWTSDVARFSWPVAGEYALGDVTATFTDDAGLFEQSVDRAPAPSVRVEPRAPRNVHVGEGGDPISPGFGEHDAGRFGSGVEPVEVRQYVPGDAVRQIDWKATARLGEAYVREFEAETDRETMLFLDQRAGMADGPDGERKLDYARAVGLAFVRSAGELRDPLGICAVGDDGVLAARDPTASDDALSAVRAAVTEATPTAGGGSGPAASADRAGTDRGEEVATARRRAEALADDGSAFAETLVPFLDDRRSYVRRFDERPLFRAVRTYAAAGSAVRTVLVTDDGDRAELREAVRVASRGEGQVAVFLTPTALFDGDLADVEAVYDRYVAFEEFRRELAAMDGVEAYEVGPGDRLTTVLRAGRTRRRDAA, encoded by the coding sequence ATGCAGCTGACCCGGCGGAGTCGGGCGGTGGCGGCGGTGAGCGGCTTCCTCGCGCTGCTGGGCGTCGCCGCCGCGGAGCCGCTGTACCTGGTCGGGGCCGCCGGGATCGGCGGCTGGCTCGTCGCCCGCCAGGTCCGGTTCGCGCGCGCGGCCGCGACGGTCGACGACGGCCTGACGGTGACGCTGCGGCCGGTCCGCCGGAGCATCGCCGCCGGCGAGTCCATCTCGGCGACCGTCGCCGCCGAGGTGGAGCGCCCCTCGCCGCTTTCGCTCTCGGTGACCGTCGACGGCCGGCCGACCAACGACCCGGTCGCCGTCGAGCTGGCGCCCGGAGAGACGTGGACCTCCGACGTGGCGCGGTTCTCCTGGCCCGTCGCCGGGGAGTACGCCCTCGGCGACGTGACGGCGACGTTCACCGACGACGCCGGCCTGTTCGAGCAGTCCGTCGACCGGGCGCCCGCACCGAGCGTCCGCGTCGAGCCGCGCGCGCCCCGGAACGTCCACGTCGGCGAGGGCGGCGACCCCATCTCGCCCGGGTTCGGCGAGCACGACGCGGGGCGGTTCGGCTCCGGCGTCGAACCGGTCGAGGTCCGCCAGTACGTCCCCGGCGACGCCGTCAGGCAGATCGACTGGAAGGCGACGGCCCGCCTCGGCGAGGCCTACGTCCGGGAGTTCGAGGCCGAGACGGACCGGGAGACGATGCTCTTCCTCGACCAGCGGGCCGGCATGGCCGACGGACCCGACGGCGAGCGGAAGCTCGACTACGCCCGCGCGGTCGGGCTCGCGTTCGTCCGCAGCGCCGGCGAGCTCCGCGACCCGCTCGGGATCTGTGCGGTCGGCGACGACGGCGTCCTCGCGGCCCGCGACCCCACTGCCAGCGACGACGCGCTGTCCGCGGTCCGGGCGGCGGTGACCGAGGCGACGCCGACGGCCGGCGGCGGGAGCGGTCCCGCGGCGAGCGCCGACCGCGCCGGCACCGACCGGGGCGAGGAGGTAGCGACGGCGCGGCGCCGCGCCGAGGCGCTCGCCGACGATGGCTCCGCCTTCGCGGAGACGCTCGTCCCCTTCCTGGACGACCGTCGGTCCTACGTCAGGCGGTTCGACGAGCGCCCGCTGTTCCGGGCGGTCCGGACGTACGCAGCGGCCGGGTCGGCCGTCCGGACGGTCCTCGTCACCGACGACGGCGACCGGGCCGAACTTCGCGAGGCGGTCCGGGTGGCGAGCCGCGGCGAAGGCCAGGTCGCCGTCTTCCTGACGCCGACGGCCCTGTTCGACGGCGACCTGGCCGACGTCGAGGCCGTCTACGACCGCTACGTCGCCTTCGAGGAGTTCCGCCGGGAGCTGGCCGCCATGGACGGCGTCGAGGCCTACGAGGTCGGCCCGGGCGACCGCCTGACCACGGTCCTCCGGGCCGGCCGCACCAGACGGAGGGATGCGGCGTGA
- a CDS encoding AAA family ATPase: MTDPAGLHEAIDEEVSTVLVGSGDVVEHLSIALLTRGHVLLEGVPGVAKTTLANVFARATGLEYTRIQMTPDILPADVTGSAVYREGTGEFELRKGPVFANVVVADEINRATPKAQSALLEAMAERQVSIEGETLALPDPFMVVATQNPIEMEGTFELPEAQRDRFQQKLTVDLPERAAEREIVDRFDDAPSLGPGDVERVVSPSDIQSAREAVTDVHVDDAVREYLLDVVAATRDHPDVVHGASPRASIAFLNTAKARAAIDGRDYVIPDDVKALAEPVLIHRLVLGTDADLSDVTPAAVVGSVLESVTPPGGDPDRSAAPADRAASDGGVADDGA, translated from the coding sequence ATGACTGATCCAGCCGGCCTCCACGAGGCGATCGACGAGGAGGTCTCGACCGTCCTCGTCGGTTCCGGGGACGTCGTCGAGCACCTCTCGATCGCCCTGCTGACCCGCGGGCACGTGCTCCTCGAGGGCGTTCCCGGCGTCGCCAAGACCACTCTGGCCAACGTCTTCGCCCGCGCGACGGGCCTGGAGTACACCCGCATCCAGATGACGCCGGACATCCTCCCGGCCGACGTCACCGGCAGCGCCGTCTACCGCGAGGGGACCGGCGAGTTCGAGCTGCGGAAGGGCCCGGTGTTCGCGAACGTCGTCGTCGCCGACGAGATCAACCGCGCGACGCCGAAGGCCCAGTCGGCCCTGCTGGAGGCCATGGCCGAGCGGCAGGTCTCCATCGAGGGGGAGACGCTCGCCCTGCCCGACCCGTTCATGGTCGTCGCCACCCAGAACCCCATCGAGATGGAGGGCACCTTCGAGCTCCCCGAGGCCCAGCGCGACCGCTTCCAGCAGAAGCTGACCGTCGACCTGCCCGAGCGGGCCGCCGAGCGGGAAATCGTCGACCGCTTCGACGACGCCCCGTCGCTGGGACCGGGCGACGTCGAGCGGGTCGTCTCCCCGTCGGACATCCAGTCCGCGCGCGAGGCGGTCACCGACGTCCACGTCGACGACGCCGTCCGGGAGTACCTGCTCGACGTGGTGGCCGCGACGCGGGACCACCCGGACGTCGTCCACGGGGCGTCACCGCGCGCGTCCATCGCCTTCCTCAACACGGCGAAGGCCCGGGCCGCCATCGACGGCCGCGACTACGTCATCCCCGACGACGTCAAGGCGCTGGCCGAACCGGTCCTGATCCACCGGCTGGTGCTGGGCACCGACGCCGACCTCAGCGACGTGACGCCCGCGGCGGTCGTCGGGTCCGTCCTCGAGTCCGTGACGCCGCCCGGCGGCGACCCCGACCGCTCGGCCGCGCCCGCCGACCGGGCGGCCAGCGACGGCGGCGTGGCCGACGACGGCGCGTAG
- a CDS encoding HalOD1 output domain-containing protein: MTASRQPSGCAPAYETEYEADSDQSLAVTISEALATVEGTEPWEIDPLYDVIDFDAVERLFQGDGETQRAMTLTFGVGEWNVHVHGDGTIEVFEAVRPADPSPTVESVVGD; encoded by the coding sequence ATGACCGCAAGCCGGCAACCAAGCGGGTGTGCGCCTGCGTACGAGACCGAGTACGAGGCCGATTCCGACCAGTCCCTCGCAGTGACCATCTCGGAGGCGCTGGCGACGGTGGAGGGAACCGAACCGTGGGAGATCGACCCGCTCTACGACGTGATCGACTTCGACGCGGTAGAGCGGCTCTTCCAGGGAGACGGCGAGACGCAGCGAGCGATGACCCTCACCTTCGGGGTCGGCGAGTGGAACGTCCACGTCCACGGCGACGGGACGATCGAGGTGTTCGAAGCCGTGCGACCGGCCGATCCGTCGCCGACCGTCGAGAGCGTGGTCGGGGACTGA
- a CDS encoding zinc-dependent alcohol dehydrogenase family protein, which produces MQAYEVQEPTTDYEGVVQVERDRPEPGPGEALVRLRAASLNYRDLAIASADLAYPGTDLPVIPLSDGAGEVVAVGEGVQRLAEGDRVATPFAPDWIDGPYAPEKGARTTGGNVDGALAEYATFPAESLPLVPDYLSDEEAASLSCAGLTAWRALVEDGDLTADETVLALGTGGVSTFALQFADLHGARTVVTSSSDEKLERARELGADETINYEATPEWGGTVAERVGGVDHVVEVGGPGTLEQSLEAAAPTGHVHLIGVLAGQDGLVHPGPILGKALTVEGVMGVGSRAMFDRMLDAMAAGEVTPVVDSVFAFDEAREAYRYLERGEHQGKVVVSLP; this is translated from the coding sequence ATGCAGGCCTACGAAGTGCAGGAGCCCACGACGGACTACGAGGGCGTCGTCCAGGTCGAACGCGACCGGCCGGAGCCGGGCCCCGGCGAGGCGCTCGTCCGGCTGCGCGCCGCGTCGCTGAACTACCGCGACCTCGCCATCGCCAGCGCGGACCTGGCCTACCCCGGGACGGACCTGCCGGTGATCCCCCTCTCGGACGGGGCCGGCGAGGTCGTCGCCGTCGGCGAGGGCGTCCAGCGGCTGGCGGAGGGCGACCGGGTCGCGACGCCGTTCGCCCCGGACTGGATCGACGGCCCCTACGCCCCCGAGAAGGGCGCGCGGACGACCGGCGGCAACGTCGACGGCGCGCTCGCGGAGTACGCCACCTTCCCCGCGGAGAGCCTCCCGCTCGTCCCCGACTACCTCTCGGACGAGGAAGCCGCGAGCCTCTCGTGTGCCGGGCTGACCGCGTGGCGCGCGCTCGTCGAGGACGGCGACCTGACGGCGGACGAGACGGTGCTGGCGCTCGGGACCGGGGGCGTCTCCACGTTCGCGCTCCAGTTCGCCGACCTCCACGGGGCGCGGACGGTCGTCACCTCCTCCAGCGACGAGAAGTTAGAGCGTGCCCGCGAGCTGGGCGCCGACGAGACGATCAACTACGAGGCGACCCCGGAGTGGGGCGGCACCGTCGCCGAACGCGTCGGCGGCGTCGACCACGTCGTCGAGGTCGGCGGCCCCGGGACGCTGGAGCAGTCCCTCGAAGCGGCCGCGCCGACCGGGCACGTCCACCTCATCGGCGTGCTCGCCGGCCAGGACGGCCTCGTCCACCCCGGACCGATCCTCGGGAAGGCGCTGACCGTCGAGGGCGTGATGGGCGTCGGCAGCCGCGCGATGTTCGACCGCATGCTCGACGCCATGGCCGCCGGCGAGGTGACCCCGGTCGTCGACAGCGTCTTCGCGTTCGACGAGGCCCGCGAGGCCTACCGCTACCTCGAGCGGGGCGAACACCAGGGCAAGGTCGTCGTCTCGCTGCCCTAG
- a CDS encoding SIMPL domain-containing protein translates to MQRRELLAATAGAAAAAVSGCLGMDGNDGSAAAQTGTPTVERRTSRSIVVSNTGETRGDPDLAVLHVGVEASGDTAGDVRDELATRAEELRQALLDFGLEEDAVTTEDFHIRERHDRRAMEEDGVRPGSEEADEYVTYRGTHAFRVEVAAIDDVGAVIDAAVDGGADQVGRVTFTLSDEKRATLREEALRGAIQGARDEAETVADEIGASIVEATVVDTAGGGVTPVEREVSYAADAAATETPGASTGVEPGEVTVSASVQVRYAIE, encoded by the coding sequence ATGCAACGACGCGAACTGCTCGCTGCGACGGCCGGCGCCGCCGCGGCCGCGGTGTCTGGCTGTCTCGGAATGGACGGAAACGACGGCAGCGCCGCCGCACAGACGGGGACGCCGACGGTCGAGCGCCGAACCTCGCGATCGATCGTCGTCAGCAACACCGGCGAGACGCGGGGCGATCCCGACCTCGCGGTCCTGCACGTGGGCGTCGAGGCCAGCGGCGACACCGCCGGCGACGTGCGCGACGAACTGGCGACCCGGGCGGAGGAACTGCGCCAGGCGCTGCTCGACTTCGGCCTCGAGGAGGACGCCGTGACGACGGAAGACTTCCACATCCGCGAGCGCCACGACCGCCGGGCGATGGAGGAGGACGGCGTCCGCCCCGGCTCCGAGGAGGCCGACGAGTACGTCACCTACCGGGGGACCCACGCCTTCAGGGTCGAGGTCGCGGCCATCGACGACGTCGGGGCGGTGATCGACGCGGCCGTCGACGGCGGCGCCGACCAGGTCGGCCGGGTGACGTTCACCCTCTCGGACGAGAAGCGGGCGACCCTCAGGGAGGAGGCGCTCCGGGGGGCGATCCAGGGGGCCCGCGACGAGGCCGAGACGGTCGCCGACGAGATCGGCGCCTCGATCGTCGAGGCGACCGTCGTCGACACCGCCGGCGGCGGGGTGACGCCCGTCGAGCGAGAGGTGTCCTACGCCGCCGACGCGGCCGCGACGGAGACGCCGGGCGCCTCGACCGGCGTCGAACCCGGCGAGGTGACCGTCTCCGCCAGCGTGCAGGTCCGCTACGCCATCGAGTAA
- a CDS encoding ABC transporter ATP-binding protein produces MTDEPVLRAADLVVERGDDRILDGLSLSISAGDRILVRGPSGAGKTTLFQVLGLLATPDGGDLYVDGRAASGLSERRRAALRRTRVGLVFQDFQLVEDLTAWENARLPQEHANDVDEAWLADLFEALAIGDRRAQYPDALSGGERQRVAIARALANRPSVVLADEPTGQLDPDTAERVLDLLLSVQDEADAALAVISHDRGLTGRFADVYELSDGGIDPA; encoded by the coding sequence ATGACCGACGAGCCGGTCCTCCGGGCCGCGGACCTGGTCGTCGAGCGCGGCGACGACCGCATCCTCGACGGCCTCTCGCTGTCGATCAGCGCGGGGGACCGGATCCTCGTGCGCGGCCCGAGCGGGGCCGGCAAGACGACGCTGTTCCAGGTGCTGGGCCTGCTGGCGACGCCCGACGGCGGCGACCTCTACGTCGACGGGCGGGCCGCGAGCGGCCTCTCCGAGCGGCGCCGGGCCGCGCTGCGGCGGACCCGCGTCGGCCTCGTCTTCCAGGACTTCCAGCTCGTCGAGGACCTGACCGCCTGGGAGAACGCCCGCCTCCCCCAGGAGCACGCGAACGACGTCGACGAGGCGTGGCTGGCCGACCTCTTCGAGGCGCTGGCCATCGGCGACCGACGGGCGCAGTACCCGGACGCGCTCTCCGGCGGCGAGCGCCAGCGGGTCGCCATCGCCCGCGCGCTGGCCAACCGCCCCTCGGTCGTCCTGGCCGACGAGCCGACGGGGCAACTGGACCCGGACACGGCCGAGCGGGTGCTCGACCTCCTGCTGTCCGTGCAGGACGAGGCGGACGCGGCCCTGGCCGTCATCAGCCACGACCGGGGCCTGACCGGACGGTTCGCGGACGTCTACGAGCTGTCCGACGGCGGGATCGATCCGGCCTGA
- a CDS encoding ABC transporter ATP-binding protein, translating into MPAIHIEGLEKAYGDVRAVDGLSLEIDEGELFGLLGPNGAGKTTTMEVLTGQLVPDGGRVSVLGVDPVERPTAVRERVGILPEKESPPSFLTPREYFAFVGAVRGLDEERIDERTATWAERLGFAEQLDTLSSDLSRGQQQKAMIAAAFLHEPEVVFIDEPLANLDPIVQERVKRFLGEYRAAGNTLVLTTHDVDVAAELCSRVGVVYGGELVADVRPSELPDGETLLDVFLDRVDAGVEADGPAARVSHD; encoded by the coding sequence GTGCCAGCAATTCACATCGAGGGACTGGAGAAGGCGTACGGCGACGTCAGAGCGGTCGACGGGCTCTCGCTGGAGATCGACGAGGGCGAACTGTTCGGCCTGCTCGGGCCCAACGGAGCGGGCAAGACCACGACGATGGAGGTCCTGACAGGCCAGCTCGTGCCGGACGGCGGTCGCGTCTCGGTGCTGGGCGTCGACCCGGTCGAGCGGCCGACGGCGGTCCGCGAGCGGGTCGGGATCCTCCCGGAGAAGGAGTCGCCGCCGAGCTTCCTGACGCCGCGCGAGTACTTCGCCTTCGTCGGCGCGGTCCGCGGGCTCGACGAGGAGCGGATCGACGAGCGGACGGCGACGTGGGCCGAGCGACTCGGCTTCGCGGAGCAACTGGACACCCTCTCGTCGGACCTCTCGCGCGGGCAACAGCAGAAGGCCATGATCGCCGCCGCGTTCCTCCACGAGCCCGAGGTCGTGTTCATCGACGAGCCGCTGGCCAACCTCGATCCCATCGTCCAGGAGCGGGTCAAGCGGTTCCTCGGCGAGTACCGGGCGGCGGGGAACACGCTCGTCCTCACGACCCACGACGTGGACGTGGCGGCGGAGCTGTGCTCGCGCGTGGGCGTCGTCTACGGCGGCGAGCTCGTCGCCGACGTCCGGCCGTCCGAACTGCCCGACGGCGAGACGCTGCTCGACGTCTTCCTCGACCGGGTGGACGCCGGCGTCGAGGCGGACGGCCCCGCGGCCCGGGTGAGCCATGACTGA
- a CDS encoding YbaK/EbsC family protein, which yields MHPRAEEFRERASDEYGFEPGVREFDEGTETAADAAAAVGCDVAQIVKSIVLRVGDRTVLALTSGEHRVDEAELAAAFDAEPGAVRTADPDEVTAATGWSIGGVPPFCHEEDLPVLADPAVRSFDELWAAAGTPEAVFPLTPARLEEFTDPEYTDVYE from the coding sequence GTGCATCCGAGGGCCGAGGAGTTCCGCGAACGGGCGAGCGACGAGTACGGATTCGAGCCCGGCGTCCGGGAGTTCGACGAGGGGACGGAGACGGCCGCGGACGCGGCGGCGGCCGTCGGCTGCGACGTCGCTCAGATCGTCAAGAGCATCGTGCTGCGCGTCGGCGACCGGACCGTCCTCGCGCTCACGAGCGGCGAGCACCGCGTCGACGAGGCGGAACTGGCCGCGGCGTTCGACGCCGAGCCCGGCGCGGTCCGGACCGCGGACCCGGACGAGGTGACGGCGGCGACCGGGTGGAGTATCGGCGGGGTGCCGCCGTTCTGCCACGAGGAAGACCTCCCGGTCCTGGCCGACCCGGCCGTCCGCTCGTTCGACGAACTGTGGGCCGCCGCCGGGACGCCCGAGGCGGTGTTCCCGCTGACGCCGGCGCGGCTGGAGGAGTTCACCGACCCCGAGTACACCGACGTCTACGAGTAG
- a CDS encoding DUF4350 domain-containing protein, whose translation MALSDRATPRLALYAFAAVVALALFVAGTTSGAAFGAFNPGWDGSSSLQSLAEDGAADGELLRNASRYDEFEADGTVAFALSPDEAYGERDAAAVRRFVEGGGTLLVAADFGSGGNALLDAVGADARVDGRLVRDERHYAGGPALPVATDVSDHRYTDGVDRLTLNHGSVVEAGGNATTLAATSSFAYLDGDRDGELDDDEALASRPVATVEAVGEGRVVVVSDPSLFINAMLDQPDNERFARALLADHERAVFDVSHAGSVPPLTGAALALRDSAAVQALVGLGGLLLIAGWPRLRAGVAAVRSRRRQSAPAAEPSVGPDAVVERLRERRPEWDEARLERVTQGIMTTEEKTTGDD comes from the coding sequence GTGGCGCTGTCCGACCGCGCCACCCCGCGGCTGGCGCTGTACGCCTTCGCCGCGGTCGTGGCCCTGGCCCTGTTCGTCGCAGGTACCACGTCGGGCGCCGCCTTCGGCGCGTTCAACCCGGGCTGGGACGGCTCGTCGTCGCTCCAGTCGCTGGCGGAGGACGGGGCGGCCGACGGCGAACTCCTCCGGAACGCCTCGCGGTACGACGAGTTCGAGGCCGACGGGACGGTCGCGTTCGCCCTCTCGCCCGACGAGGCGTACGGCGAGCGGGACGCCGCGGCCGTCCGCCGGTTCGTCGAGGGCGGCGGGACGCTGCTGGTCGCGGCCGACTTCGGGTCCGGTGGGAACGCTCTCCTCGACGCGGTCGGCGCCGACGCGCGCGTCGACGGCCGGCTCGTCCGCGACGAGCGTCACTACGCCGGCGGCCCGGCGCTGCCGGTCGCGACCGACGTCAGCGACCACCGCTACACCGACGGGGTCGACCGGCTGACGCTGAACCACGGGAGCGTCGTCGAGGCCGGGGGTAACGCGACGACGCTCGCTGCCACCTCCTCGTTCGCCTACCTCGACGGGGACCGGGACGGCGAACTCGACGACGACGAGGCGCTGGCCAGCCGTCCCGTGGCGACCGTCGAGGCCGTCGGCGAGGGCCGCGTGGTCGTCGTGAGCGACCCCAGCCTGTTCATCAACGCGATGCTGGACCAGCCGGACAACGAGCGGTTCGCCCGCGCGCTGCTGGCGGACCACGAGCGGGCCGTCTTCGACGTCTCCCACGCGGGGAGCGTCCCGCCGCTGACCGGGGCCGCGCTCGCGCTGCGCGACTCGGCCGCCGTCCAGGCCCTGGTCGGGCTGGGCGGGCTCCTGCTGATCGCCGGCTGGCCGCGGCTCCGGGCGGGCGTCGCCGCCGTCCGGTCGCGGCGCCGGCAGTCCGCGCCGGCCGCCGAACCGAGCGTCGGCCCCGACGCCGTCGTCGAGCGCCTGCGCGAGCGCCGCCCCGAGTGGGACGAGGCGCGACTCGAACGCGTAACGCAAGGCATTATGACAACGGAGGAGAAAACGACGGGCGATGACTGA
- a CDS encoding ABC transporter ATP-binding protein, with amino-acid sequence MTTVDGDQAAAAADRTVRCEGVSRVYRRGGGLFGGDADRLDVRALDDVSLAVYPGELTVVAGASGSGKSTLLHLLGALDVPSEGRVLVDGVDTADLSESERAALRLRRVGIVFQRFHLLPALTARSNVALPLLEQGVPRGERRSRAEARLEAVGMGDRVSHRPGELSGGEQQRVAVARALVTDPDLLIADEPTGELDTATGGRIIELLGEVAEDRSVVVASHDERVIAAADRVIELRDGSVVSDTR; translated from the coding sequence GTGACTACTGTCGACGGGGACCAGGCGGCCGCCGCCGCCGACCGGACGGTCCGGTGCGAGGGCGTCAGCCGCGTCTATCGCCGCGGCGGCGGGCTCTTCGGGGGCGACGCCGACCGGCTGGACGTCCGGGCGCTGGACGACGTGAGCCTGGCCGTCTACCCGGGCGAGCTGACGGTCGTCGCCGGCGCCAGCGGCAGCGGCAAGTCCACGCTGTTGCACCTGCTCGGGGCGCTGGACGTCCCCAGCGAGGGCCGCGTGCTCGTCGACGGCGTCGACACGGCCGACCTTTCGGAGAGCGAGCGCGCGGCGCTGCGGCTCCGTCGAGTCGGCATCGTCTTCCAGCGGTTTCACCTGCTGCCCGCGCTGACGGCGCGGAGCAACGTCGCCCTGCCGCTGCTGGAGCAGGGCGTCCCGCGCGGCGAGCGCCGCTCCCGCGCCGAAGCGCGCCTCGAGGCGGTCGGGATGGGCGACCGCGTCTCCCACCGGCCCGGGGAGCTCAGCGGCGGCGAGCAACAGCGGGTCGCCGTGGCCCGCGCGCTGGTCACCGACCCGGACCTGCTGATCGCCGACGAGCCGACGGGCGAACTCGACACCGCTACGGGGGGCCGCATCATCGAGCTGCTGGGCGAGGTGGCCGAGGACCGGTCGGTGGTCGTCGCGAGCCACGACGAGCGGGTCATCGCCGCGGCCGACAGGGTGATCGAACTGCGCGACGGCTCCGTCGTCAGTGATACGCGATGA
- a CDS encoding PAS domain-containing protein: MDVCERRTGGPEFREDVDGADAVQRYQALVTAVDDGTYQPDTEGRVVVVNEALVEATGYDRDALLGEHRSLLLGPADVERHGGESRVDAEPGEGSTFRLTLPAVEER; this comes from the coding sequence GTGGACGTGTGTGAGCGACGGACTGGCGGCCCCGAGTTCCGGGAGGACGTCGACGGTGCCGACGCGGTCCAGCGCTACCAGGCGCTCGTGACGGCGGTGGACGACGGGACCTACCAGCCCGACACCGAGGGCCGAGTCGTCGTTGTCAACGAGGCGCTCGTCGAGGCGACGGGGTACGATCGCGACGCGCTCCTGGGCGAGCACCGCTCGCTGCTGCTCGGCCCGGCGGACGTCGAGCGCCACGGCGGCGAGAGCCGCGTCGACGCGGAGCCCGGCGAGGGCTCGACGTTCCGGCTCACGCTCCCCGCGGTCGAGGAGCGGTAG
- a CDS encoding NAD(P)-dependent alcohol dehydrogenase, with product MRSAVLTEPGQFELEERERPDPGPEDVLVAMGDVGICGSDVHYYEHGRIGDYVVEDPLVLGHESAGEVVEVGEAVTGLEPGDRVALEPGVPCRRCAHCKRGEYHLCEDVRFMATPPHDGAFAEYVAWPADFAYELPGDVSTIEGALCEPLSVGIHACRRGDVGPGDTVVITGAGPIGLLAMEAARAAGATDVVVSDVVAEKVEFAVERGADLGVDVTERDLEAAVDEYTDGAGADVVIEASGAEPSVRSTIDVVRRGGTVVLVGLGDEAEVPFDVLEVIDNELDVHGSFRYANTYDAAVDLLAEGVDVAGIVDFEAPLADVEDAFRRAMEPDVVKGVITLD from the coding sequence ATGCGATCCGCTGTGCTGACCGAACCGGGGCAGTTCGAGCTCGAAGAGCGCGAGCGGCCCGATCCGGGGCCGGAGGACGTCCTCGTGGCGATGGGCGACGTCGGGATCTGCGGCTCCGACGTCCACTACTACGAGCACGGCCGCATCGGCGACTACGTCGTCGAGGACCCGCTGGTGCTGGGCCACGAGAGCGCCGGCGAGGTCGTCGAAGTGGGAGAAGCGGTCACCGGCCTCGAACCGGGCGACCGCGTCGCGCTGGAACCGGGGGTCCCCTGCCGGCGCTGCGCGCACTGCAAGCGCGGCGAGTACCACCTCTGCGAGGACGTCCGCTTCATGGCGACGCCGCCCCACGACGGCGCCTTCGCCGAGTACGTCGCCTGGCCGGCCGACTTCGCCTACGAGCTCCCCGGCGACGTCTCGACGATCGAGGGCGCGCTCTGCGAGCCCCTCTCCGTCGGGATCCACGCCTGCCGGCGGGGCGACGTCGGTCCCGGCGACACGGTGGTGATCACCGGCGCGGGACCGATCGGGCTGCTGGCGATGGAGGCCGCACGGGCCGCCGGGGCGACGGACGTCGTCGTCTCCGACGTGGTCGCGGAGAAAGTCGAGTTCGCCGTCGAGCGGGGCGCCGACCTCGGGGTGGACGTCACCGAACGCGACCTCGAAGCGGCGGTCGACGAGTACACCGATGGTGCGGGCGCGGACGTCGTCATCGAGGCCTCCGGTGCCGAGCCGTCCGTCCGGTCGACCATCGACGTCGTCCGCCGCGGGGGCACCGTCGTCCTCGTCGGCCTCGGCGACGAGGCCGAGGTCCCGTTCGACGTCCTCGAGGTCATCGACAACGAACTGGACGTCCACGGCTCCTTCCGCTACGCCAACACCTATGACGCCGCCGTCGACCTCCTCGCCGAGGGCGTCGACGTGGCGGGCATCGTCGACTTCGAGGCGCCGCTCGCGGACGTCGAGGACGCCTTCCGGCGCGCGATGGAACCGGACGTCGTCAAGGGCGTCATCACTCTCGATTGA